One Palaemon carinicauda isolate YSFRI2023 chromosome 4, ASM3689809v2, whole genome shotgun sequence DNA segment encodes these proteins:
- the LOC137639241 gene encoding uncharacterized protein, producing the protein MTSGEFIRALQLHSFEYGVPELCLSDLGSSLVAGANIITDFLNDPETQNFFEEQGVRPLKFEQYFKGHHPLGGLVEVCVKMVRQLLHCSIKKNVLQYRDFEFVVSQTIHLVNRRPIAFSEGLRDTSDDVIPDPITPEKLIHGLDLISLNLIPAMQPLPTSNDPDWSLNTDPIDTIRTSYEKLKKVRTHLIETYNAEFLNNLMSQAVNDKSRYKPVTHKKLQVGDIVLIKEENCKPTNFPLAVVKDVKTNVLDEVTDAVLLKGKNREMVRRHVTSLIPILTRKEMSQSNIKTLTDHISVNTTDPTANLGEDKPQNKERPKRKAALQSMQKTRGMISDI; encoded by the coding sequence atgacctcaggtgagttcattagagctttacagcttcattcatttgaatatggagtgcctgaattatgtttatctgatcttggttcatccttagttgcaggagctaacataattactgactttctgaatgatccagaaacccagaatttttttgaagaacaaggagtacggccattaaaatttgagcaatattttaaaggccatcatcctcttgggggattagtggaagtatgtgtgaagatggtccgtcagttgcttcattgctcaatcaagaaaaatgttcttcaatacagagattttgagtttgtggtttcacaaactattcacctggttaatcgaaggcctattgctttctcggaaggtctaagagataccagtgatgacgtaattccagaccctattaccccagagaagttaatacatggcttggacttaatatctttgaatcttattccagccatgcagccgcttcccactagcaatgatcctgattggtctttaaacactgaccctattgataccataagaacaagttatgagaaactgaagaaagtgcgcacacatttgatagaaacctacaatgcagaatttttgaataatttgatgtctcaggctgtcaatgataaaagtagatataagccggttacccacaaaaaattacaggtaggggacattgtactgataaaagaggagaattgcaaACCTACCAATTTCCCATTGGCAGTTGTTAAAGACGTTAAAACTAACGTACTTGATGAAGTAACTGACGCTGTTCTGCTTAAAGGTAAAAACAGGGAGATGGTTCGACGACACGTCACATCTTTAATCCCTATATTAACGCGCAAGGAAATGtcacaatcaaatattaaaacattgacAGATCATATTTCTGTTAATACTACCGATCCCACGGCAAACCTGGGGGAAGATAAGCCTCAGAATAAAGAGAGGCCCAAGAGGAAAGCTGCTCTGCAAAGCATGCAAAAGACTCGAGGTATGATCAGTGACATTTGA
- the LOC137639806 gene encoding uncharacterized protein → MSKDLKFLISSRANYRGQVNRIHSELDSFGNNTPRERNCLVSKLKRLQDELEKADSVIRTLKWELNSEDETKAIAENDIEIEECCKYEDRINECLSTLSHLATSSPNHSSLEVSGSTLNSMLKSATAPLPKFKSEEGEDLIRFFQQFEDTTKRFNYSDYDKFLLLKQQISGRALSLINSLDSIQHSYNVARDLLLNALASPVTRKFNVIKQMSNLKLDYNTEPFEYIGKINSICGSISALKITSEDILQYFAWHGLNENFQSHLIHITNETRPSLNQIADKFFEATERYLTSQRQYKIKHKARELCPKRATSFAANVDYQTGPSLNVFKVCPLCNEDGDSSHPIHKCEKYPEPKLKINKLRNLKACIKCGRLDHNEDTCKFHFRKRCDCGAWHFRFLCMGQESSGVLRDSGQSNVKLKKENSKQSDRVVKESNSSMIFVERFSESFKVTDCSHAILPTFSCILQGETKIRCMRDSGCQSNFILEERAKYENLPVINSDLRIKINGFNSSKVYHTKSYKVPLTIGDHIYEIEATGVPSIHTSLKLPGLQKIVREFMNRGYSLADDFLKDGKDEINNIDFILGSNFAYCLPETTVSFGGNENDAPSVYSLTAAGVMLVGNTDQIRSNLKHLPPCFGEEQTKAEVPLYTCEDLALSSHNSLDPLLDCDDLTESEGRIAIVNDAGRINYASLERATQEILDKCCTDTLNYDTQIFPGKVVENERIINYVLQNTRRNEDGRLIMPLIWNHKVKHLLGQNKTLATKILNSNFQRYSKGDGVKLKLIDQCFREQSEQGIIERIDNLDQYLEENPNHSFLAHMAVFKPERDTTKCRVVFLSNLCENNPLQGVTMSHNQAMLSGPCLNQKITTALLQLRFDSKLLCFDIKKAFLNICLSDLDSSKLLFLWHRNVQKGDYSIVAYRSLRLPFGLVCSPCILLLGLYKILMIDTDDDDQVNMLKRHIYSLIYMDNGSITANNSEKLKWAFQELKGIFEPYKFYLQQFVTNDTEIQEEIDNSSGEKTSRSVKLLGLLWDRVDDTLSTKPLVLDGEANTKRNVLKTIASHYDVFGFTLPILNRARPFLHKLQCDSSYTWDSKLPDVEIKEWKNICRQANSSPSLGIRRFVGQRNGEYKLIAFTDSSKDIYGTVIFIQDIQSLEVNFVLAKNRFVNKQLSGKSMPSLEFQAITLGAEVLIDTYKELTGPSCVEAINIKELHLFSDSLVSLSWINSHCYKLDKMHKHSTFILFLKESANFYSSRSDIINIIVPNPRAKSGDVVSENYNQINFGSTEEECAEHLASTGILRGMET, encoded by the exons ATGTCAAAAGACTTGAAATTTCTGATTAGCTCTAGGGCTAACTATCGAGGACAGGTCAACCGTATTCATTCTGAATTAGACAGTTTTGGTAATAACACTCCTCGGGAGAGAAACTGCCTTGTTAGTAAATTGAAAAGACTCCAGGATGAGCTTGAAAAGGCCGACTCGGTCATTCGAACCCTGAAATGGGAATTAAACTCAGAGGATGAAACGAAAGCCATAGctgaaaatgatatagaaattgAAGAATGTTGTAAGTATGAAGATAGGATCAATGAATGTTTGTCTACTCTGTCTCATCTAGCTACATCCAGTCCAAATCATTCCAgtctggaagtttctggaagcacattgaacagcatgcttaagagcgcaactgcccctttacctaaattcaaaagtgaagagggagaggatcttattaggttttttcagcaatttgaagatacgacgaaacgcttcaattattctgactacgataaatttttacttttgaaacagcaaatttcagggcgtgccttgtctttgataaattccctggacagcatacagcattcttataacgtagcaagagatcttttgttgaatgctttagcctctcccgtcactagaaaattcaatgtcatcaaacaaatgtcgaatctgaaacttgattacaatacagaaccgtttgagtacatagggaaaattaattctatttgcggatccattagcgctttaaaaataacttcagaagatattttacagtattttgcctggcatggtttaaatgagaacttccaatctcatttaattcatatcaccaacgaaaccaggccatctttgaatcagatagcagataaattttttgaagccactgaaaggtatttaaccagtcaacgacagtataaaattaaacataaagcaagagaactttgtcctAAGAGAGCTACAAGTTTTGCTGCAAATGTTGATTACCAAACAGGCCCGTCACTGAACGTTTTCAAAGTGTGTCctttatgtaatgaggatggtGACTCCTCACATCCCATTCACAAATGTGAAAAGTATCCTGAACCTAAGTTAAAAATCAACAAGCTAAGAAATTTGAAGGCTTGTATAAAATGCGGCAGGTTGGATCATAATGAGGATACCTGCAAATTTCACTTCCGGAAACGTTGCGATTGTGGCGCTTGGCACTTCAGATTTCTATGCATGGGCCAAGAAAGCAGTGGAGTCCTGAGGGATAGTGgtcaaagtaatgtaaaattgaaaaaggaaaattctaaacaaagtgatcgagttgtgaaggagagtaattcaagcatgatatttgttgagagattttctgagtcgttcaaagtcacagactgtagccacgcaatacttcctaccttttcttgcatccttcagggagagacaaagattcgttgcatgagggacagcgggtgtcagtcaaacttcatattagaggagagggcaaagtatgaaaacttgcctgtcataaattctgatctcagaatcaaaatcaatggatttaactcttccaaagtttatcatacaaagtcttacaaagtgcctttgacgattggagatcatatttacgagattgaagcaacgggtgtgccatctattcacacttcattgaaattgcctggcttgcagaaaattgttcgggaatttatgaacaggggatattccttggcggatgacttcttgaaggacggaaaagatgaaattaataacatagattttattctcgggtcaaattttgcttattgtcttcctgaaacaacagtttcatttgggggtaatgagaatgatgcaccgtcggtttattccttgactgctgcaggtgtaatgctagtgggtaacacagatcaaattaggagcaatttgaagcacctccctccttgctttggggaagaacagacaaaagctgaagtgcctttgtatacatgtgaggatcttgccctttcaagtcataattctttagatcctctcctagattgtgatgatctgacagaaagtgaaggcaggatagcaatagtgaacgatgcggggagaatcaattatgcttccttggaaagagctactcaagagatccttgataagtgttgtacagataccttgaattatgacacgcaaatatttcccggtaaggtagtggaaaacgaaagaataataaattatgttcTTCAAAATACAAGGCGTAACGAAGACGGCAGGTTAATTATGCCACTAATCTGGAATCACAAAGTGAAACATTTGCTAGGGCAAAATAAAACTCTAGctactaaaattctaaattcaaatttccaaagatactctaagggtgatggagtaaagttgaaattaatcgaccaatgctttagagagcaatctgaacaaggcattatagaaagaattgacaaccttgatcagtacttggaggaaaatccaaatcacagtttcttggcccacatggcagtatttaaaccagaacgtgacactacaaaatgtcgagtagtatttttatctaatttatgtgaaaataatcctttacagggagtaaccatgagtcacaatcaagccatgttgagtggaccttgtttaaaccaaaagatcaccacagctttattacagctacgctttgattccaaactcctgtgttttgatattaaaaaagcctttctcaacatatgcctctctgatctagattccagcaagttactttttctatggcatcgtaatgtacaaaaaggagattacagtattgttgcatatcgtagcttaagacttccatttggtcttgtttgttccccttgcatattattacttggactttataagattttgatgattgacactgatgatgatgaccaggtaaatatgcttaaaagacacatttattcattaatatatatggataatggcagtattactgcaaataatagtgaaaaattgaagtgggcctttcaagagttaaaaggaatatttgagccctataaattttatcttcagcagtttgtaacaaatgatactgaaattcaagaggaaattgataacagctctggagagaaaactagcagatcagtcaaattattggggctcttatgggatagagttgatgataccctatccactaagcctctagttttagatggtgaggcaaatacaaagaggaatgttttgAAAACTATTGCCAGTCACTATGATGTATTTGGCTTTACTTTGCCCATTCTGAATCGAGCACGACcctttctacataaattacaatgtgattcgtcctatacctgggactccaaattgccggatgtagaaattaaagaatggaaaaacataTGTCGACAAGCAAATTCCTCTCCCAGCCTCGGAATTAGAAGATTTGTTGGCCAGAGAAATGGAGAATATAAACTGATTGCCTTTACAGATAGTAGTAAGGATATATACGGAACTGTTATCTTTATTCAGGATATCCAGTCATTAGAAGTGAACTTTGTTCTAGCTAAGAACCGTTTTGTGAATAAGCAATTATCTGGGAAGAGCATGCCTTCCCTTGAGTTTCAGGCCATTACTTTGGGTGCAGAAGTGTTAATAGATACCTATAAGGAATTAACTGGGCCCTCATGTGTTGAAGCAATCAACATAAAAGAACTCCATTTGTTTTCTGATAGCTTGGTATCCTTATCCTGGATTAATTCCCATTGTTATAAATTAGATAAGATGCATAAACACAGCACCTTTATCC tgtttttgaaagaatctgctaacttctattcaagtcgcagtgatataatcaatatcattgtaCCAAACCCCAGGGCAAAATCAGGGGATGTTGTTTCGGAGAATTACAATCAAATTAATTTCGGCTCCACCGAAGAGGAATGTGCAGAACATTTAGCATCAACAG GTATCCTGAGAGGTATGGAAACCTGA